From one Bacteroides intestinalis DSM 17393 genomic stretch:
- a CDS encoding glycosyltransferase family 2 protein, with amino-acid sequence MRTLEIVFWISLFIVFYTYIGYGIVLYILVKIKETFRKPIHYPIPPDEELPELTLFIAAYNEEDVVDEKMQNCLDLDYPTEKLQIFWVTDGSNDHTNERLSRWPQATVLHQPQRQGKTAALNRGMKFVKTPLVIFTDANTHLNREALREIVHAFTNPKVGCVAGEKRIAVQSKDNAASGGEGIYWKYESTLKALDSRLYSAVGAAGELFAVRRELFEDMRTDTLLDDFILSLRIAMHGYTIAYCATAYATESGSADMQEEEKRKVRIAAGGLQSIWRLRPLLNPFRYGWLNFQYVSHRVLRWSITPILLFLLLPLNVILLFTGNCPLFYAIILGLQVLFYLMGIWGYILSRRHIKNKILFIPYYFLFMNVNVIRGFRYLSKRKDNSSGAWEKSRRAGK; translated from the coding sequence ATGAGAACCCTCGAGATAGTATTCTGGATAAGCCTTTTTATCGTATTCTACACTTATATAGGATATGGAATTGTATTATATATTCTGGTTAAGATAAAGGAAACTTTCCGTAAGCCGATCCACTACCCCATACCTCCTGATGAAGAGTTGCCTGAACTCACACTCTTTATTGCAGCTTACAACGAAGAAGACGTTGTAGACGAAAAAATGCAAAACTGCCTGGACTTAGACTACCCTACAGAGAAACTACAAATATTCTGGGTAACCGATGGCAGTAACGACCACACTAATGAACGCCTTTCACGCTGGCCTCAAGCCACCGTACTCCATCAGCCCCAACGGCAGGGAAAAACCGCTGCCCTCAACCGGGGAATGAAGTTTGTAAAAACGCCACTCGTCATATTCACTGATGCCAATACCCACTTGAACCGTGAAGCTCTGCGTGAAATCGTTCATGCTTTTACCAATCCTAAAGTAGGGTGTGTTGCCGGAGAAAAACGTATTGCCGTACAAAGCAAAGATAATGCAGCATCAGGTGGAGAAGGTATCTATTGGAAATATGAGTCGACTTTGAAAGCACTCGATTCACGTCTTTACTCAGCTGTAGGAGCCGCCGGAGAATTGTTCGCTGTACGCCGCGAATTATTCGAAGACATGAGAACGGATACCCTACTCGATGATTTCATCCTCTCCCTCCGCATAGCCATGCACGGTTATACCATTGCTTACTGTGCTACAGCTTACGCCACCGAAAGTGGTTCTGCCGATATGCAGGAAGAAGAAAAACGTAAAGTACGCATCGCAGCCGGAGGACTACAGTCTATCTGGCGATTACGTCCGTTACTGAACCCGTTCCGCTATGGCTGGCTTAATTTCCAATATGTATCCCATCGTGTTCTGCGATGGTCTATCACCCCTATCCTCCTGTTCCTGTTGCTGCCCCTCAATGTTATATTACTCTTTACTGGTAACTGTCCTCTATTCTACGCTATCATTCTGGGATTACAGGTTCTATTTTACCTGATGGGTATCTGGGGATACATCCTTTCAAGAAGACATATTAAAAACAAAATTCTCTTCATACCTTATTACTTCCTTTTTATGAACGTCAATGTAATAAGGGGATTCCGCTACCTAAGTAAACGTAAAGACAATAGCAGTGGAGCTTGGGAAAAATCACGAAGGGCGGGAAAATAA
- a CDS encoding PAS domain-containing hybrid sensor histidine kinase/response regulator: MKSILKDTNNSEKLLNMVSDTLILMDKDGVCVDIAIHNVDLWFIKEKRLLGKNLLSLLPSNTYREFYPEFKKVLLQKTKSIRNYELTLRGRNYFFKCIMQPYGDLILCQYRDITERSQRKLELERKNRELFEIQKAALIGRWIYNANAKEFSYSGQTGIMCTEAEQSILLSDYLNFILPEDRDSFSNWLVQNLKGNMEESIDYRISLDKKVFYIRLKAFTRERYKDGNVTLEGYIQNITDIQQRRNDINLLTHAINNSTEDIFAAHEDGTLIFANRQFKLHHNLNNTDDITQLKIYEIDSYVRNEEEWKKLAVSIKNGEKKLCVTMYNPLPLYPEILAYESNAYCIISDEGEGTIWAFGRDISQRIKHEQQIKRFSQILDKTIEYLPAGIVVKDIKNNFKYLYRNRESYNREITMQEALGKDDFDFYPLEIAQEKRRQDIEIAATGQEMHWITEERDGNGQSLFLDKRKMKIESNDFSPILLNIEWDITDMELMKRELMVAKEKAETSDQLKSAFLANMSHEIRTPLNAIIGFSRIIAESENTEERKEYYNIVEANNERLLQLINEILDLSKIEAGIVEFSIAPVRLYPLCKEIHDAHVFRCPSDVELIFEPSDEDIRIDSDKNRIFQVISNLIGNAFKFTTHGSISYGYHQEGENIIFHVTDTGTGIAPEKIGKVFERFVKANNFAQGTGLGLAICKTIIERLGGTISVTSELEKGTTFTFNLPAKIANEEEKEMPETVLEESGSTTNEQKATTEKNQATPESSRMKTILIAEDTDSNYILIKAILGKEYHLERAKDGMEAVNMFVELNPDIILMDMKMPNLGGLDATRIIRELSPDIPIIALTAFAYDHDRKAALEVGCNDFLTKPFTQEVLKETIKKWIREN; encoded by the coding sequence ATGAAAAGCATCCTGAAAGACACAAACAACTCCGAAAAACTATTGAACATGGTATCAGACACACTAATACTCATGGACAAAGACGGTGTATGTGTAGATATAGCTATCCATAATGTAGATTTATGGTTCATAAAAGAAAAAAGGCTACTTGGAAAGAATTTACTATCCCTGTTACCCTCCAATACCTACCGTGAGTTTTATCCGGAATTCAAGAAAGTCTTACTCCAGAAAACAAAATCAATCCGCAATTATGAACTCACATTGCGGGGTAGAAATTATTTCTTCAAATGTATCATGCAGCCCTATGGCGACCTAATATTATGTCAATATCGTGACATTACGGAACGCAGCCAACGCAAACTGGAACTGGAAAGAAAAAATCGGGAACTGTTTGAAATACAAAAGGCCGCGCTCATTGGCAGGTGGATATATAATGCCAACGCCAAGGAATTCAGCTATTCAGGTCAGACAGGTATCATGTGTACGGAAGCAGAACAAAGTATTCTCCTATCCGACTACCTGAATTTTATTCTTCCTGAAGATAGAGACAGTTTCAGCAACTGGCTCGTCCAAAATCTCAAAGGGAATATGGAAGAAAGCATAGACTATCGTATTTCCTTAGACAAAAAAGTCTTTTATATCCGCCTGAAAGCATTCACCCGCGAACGATACAAGGACGGCAATGTTACCCTGGAAGGATATATACAAAATATCACCGACATCCAGCAGAGACGCAATGACATCAATCTGCTGACACATGCCATCAACAATTCCACAGAAGACATCTTTGCAGCCCATGAAGATGGTACGTTGATATTTGCCAACCGCCAGTTCAAGCTGCACCACAACCTGAACAATACAGATGACATCACCCAACTAAAAATTTATGAAATCGACTCATATGTCCGGAATGAAGAAGAATGGAAAAAACTGGCTGTTTCCATCAAGAATGGAGAAAAGAAACTGTGTGTCACTATGTATAACCCTCTGCCACTCTACCCCGAAATACTGGCATACGAAAGTAATGCCTATTGTATCATCAGTGATGAAGGTGAAGGAACTATCTGGGCATTCGGCCGGGATATTTCCCAACGCATCAAACACGAACAGCAAATCAAACGCTTCAGCCAGATATTAGACAAAACCATAGAGTATTTGCCCGCAGGTATCGTCGTGAAAGATATAAAAAACAATTTTAAGTACTTATACCGCAACCGTGAATCATATAACCGTGAAATCACTATGCAGGAAGCTCTGGGAAAAGACGATTTCGACTTCTATCCTCTGGAAATAGCACAAGAAAAACGTCGCCAAGACATTGAGATAGCTGCTACAGGACAAGAAATGCACTGGATTACGGAAGAACGTGATGGTAACGGACAATCTCTTTTCCTTGACAAACGGAAGATGAAAATAGAAAGTAACGACTTCTCTCCCATCTTATTGAATATAGAATGGGACATCACCGACATGGAACTGATGAAACGTGAATTAATGGTTGCCAAAGAAAAAGCGGAAACTTCCGATCAGCTCAAATCGGCTTTCCTTGCCAATATGAGCCATGAAATACGTACGCCACTCAATGCCATTATAGGTTTCTCACGCATCATCGCCGAAAGTGAAAATACAGAGGAACGCAAAGAATATTACAACATAGTGGAAGCTAACAACGAACGCCTGCTGCAACTCATCAACGAAATACTGGATTTATCAAAGATAGAAGCCGGTATTGTTGAATTCAGCATTGCTCCCGTCCGCCTATATCCGCTTTGTAAAGAGATTCATGATGCCCATGTATTCCGTTGTCCTTCCGATGTTGAGTTAATATTTGAACCTTCGGATGAAGATATTCGCATCGATTCGGACAAGAATCGTATTTTCCAGGTTATATCAAACCTGATAGGAAATGCATTCAAGTTCACAACTCATGGAAGTATCAGTTATGGATACCACCAAGAAGGGGAAAATATCATTTTCCATGTAACTGATACAGGAACAGGCATTGCTCCCGAAAAGATAGGAAAAGTTTTCGAACGGTTTGTGAAAGCAAACAATTTTGCACAAGGTACAGGATTAGGGTTAGCAATTTGCAAGACCATCATTGAACGTCTGGGCGGAACAATCTCTGTAACTTCCGAACTGGAGAAAGGTACAACTTTCACCTTTAACCTGCCTGCAAAGATTGCCAACGAGGAAGAAAAAGAAATGCCTGAAACTGTACTTGAAGAGAGTGGGTCGACAACCAATGAACAAAAAGCAACAACTGAAAAGAATCAAGCTACACCTGAAAGTTCTCGAATGAAAACGATCCTGATAGCCGAAGATACCGACAGTAATTATATCCTGATCAAAGCCATCTTAGGAAAAGAATATCACCTGGAACGTGCCAAAGATGGTATGGAAGCCGTCAATATGTTTGTGGAATTAAATCCGGATATCATCCTGATGGATATGAAAATGCCGAACCTCGGCGGACTGGATGCAACAAGAATCATCCGTGAACTATCACCCGATATCCCCATCATTGCCCTGACTGCTTTTGCCTATGATCATGACCGTAAAGCAGCACTTGAAGTGGGGTGCAACGATTTCCTGACTAAACCTTTCACACAGGAGGTGCTAAAGGAGACAATAAAAAAGTGGATAAGGGAGAATTAA
- a CDS encoding Na(+)-translocating NADH-quinone reductase subunit A — MANVIKLRKGLDINLKGKAYQEFMSVKEPGFYALVPDDFTGITPKVVVKEQEYVMAGGPLFIDKNHPELKFVSPVSGVVTSVERGARRKVLNIVVEAAAEQDYEEFGKKDVNALNGESVKAALLEAGMFAFIRQRPYDVIADPTMYPKAIFVSAFDSNPLAPDFEFALKGEEANFQTGLDALSKMAKTYLSISVKQKAAALTQAKNVTITAFDGPNPAGNVGVQINHISPVVKGETVWTIGAEAVIFIGRLFNTGRVDMTRKVAVTGSEVLKPAYCKLKVGALLTNVFSGNVTTGRDLRYISGNVLTGKKVNPNGFLGAFDSQLTVIPEGDDIHEMLGWIMPRFNQFSVNHSYFSWLLGNNKEYVLDARIKGGERHMIMSNEYDKVFPMDIFPEYLVKAIIAGDIDRMEALGIYEVAPEDFALCEFVCSSKVEVQRIVRAGLDMLRAEMA; from the coding sequence ATGGCAAATGTAATTAAGTTACGTAAAGGCCTTGACATCAACCTGAAAGGTAAAGCTTATCAGGAGTTTATGTCTGTGAAAGAACCGGGATTCTACGCATTGGTTCCCGATGATTTTACGGGTATCACTCCGAAAGTGGTAGTCAAAGAACAGGAATATGTGATGGCCGGAGGACCCTTGTTTATCGACAAGAATCATCCTGAATTGAAATTTGTTTCGCCCGTTAGCGGCGTAGTGACAAGCGTGGAGCGCGGCGCACGCCGTAAAGTGCTGAACATTGTCGTTGAAGCTGCAGCCGAGCAAGACTATGAAGAATTCGGTAAGAAAGACGTGAATGCCCTGAATGGCGAGTCGGTGAAAGCTGCATTGTTGGAAGCCGGTATGTTTGCGTTCATCCGTCAGCGTCCCTATGATGTGATTGCTGATCCGACGATGTATCCGAAAGCTATCTTTGTTTCGGCCTTCGACAGTAACCCGCTGGCACCTGATTTTGAATTCGCCCTGAAAGGCGAGGAAGCAAACTTCCAAACAGGATTGGACGCTCTTTCCAAAATGGCAAAGACGTATTTAAGTATTAGTGTAAAACAAAAGGCAGCAGCGTTGACGCAAGCTAAGAATGTAACGATTACTGCATTTGACGGACCGAATCCGGCCGGCAATGTAGGCGTACAGATTAACCATATTTCACCTGTTGTGAAGGGTGAGACTGTATGGACAATCGGTGCGGAAGCTGTTATATTCATCGGACGTCTGTTCAATACAGGTCGTGTGGACATGACACGCAAAGTTGCCGTAACAGGTTCCGAAGTGTTGAAACCTGCTTACTGTAAACTGAAAGTCGGTGCTCTGCTGACAAACGTATTCAGTGGAAACGTGACTACCGGTAGAGATTTACGCTACATCAGTGGTAATGTACTTACAGGTAAAAAAGTGAATCCGAACGGTTTTCTTGGCGCTTTTGACAGCCAGTTGACAGTGATTCCCGAAGGTGACGATATTCACGAAATGCTGGGTTGGATTATGCCGCGTTTCAATCAGTTCAGTGTGAACCATTCTTATTTCAGCTGGTTGCTGGGTAATAATAAGGAATATGTGCTTGATGCCCGTATCAAGGGTGGTGAACGTCACATGATCATGTCTAATGAGTATGATAAAGTATTCCCGATGGACATCTTCCCTGAATATCTGGTAAAAGCTATCATAGCAGGTGATATTGACCGTATGGAGGCTTTGGGTATTTATGAGGTAGCTCCTGAGGATTTTGCCCTTTGCGAATTCGTATGTTCTTCGAAAGTAGAAGTTCAACGCATTGTTCGTGCAGGACTTGACATGCTCCGTGCTGAAATGGCCTAA
- a CDS encoding C1 family peptidase has protein sequence MNKRILSVFVFSAALFSMQAQDGKGGISETMLNQIKQSYQGTTADKALRNAIGNNDIRKLALNQENLTGMDTHFSVKVNSKGITDQKSSGRCWLFTGLNVMRAKTIAKYDFQSFEFSEIYPFFWDQLEKANLFLQGIIDTREKPMSDKTVEWLFQHPLSDGGTFTGVADIVSKYGLVPKEAMPETNSSDNTSRMANLVSLKLKEYGLQLRDLASKGAKPAALEKEKTTMLGTIYRMLVLNLGVPPTEFDYVRKDAKGNPAETEHHTPMSFLKKYGDENLLGNYVMVMNDPSREYYKCYEIDYDRHRYDGKNWTYVNLPVEDIKEMAIASLKDSTMMYFSCDVGKFLNSERGLLDVKNYDYESLMGTTFNMDKKQRIQTFSSGSSHAMTLMAVDLNKDGKPVKWMVENSWGPASGYQGHLIMTDEWFDEYMFRLVLETKYVPAKVMDLFKQKPIRLPAWDPMFAEEN, from the coding sequence ATGAATAAACGAATTTTATCAGTTTTTGTTTTCAGTGCCGCTTTATTTTCCATGCAGGCACAAGACGGAAAAGGGGGAATCAGCGAGACTATGCTGAACCAGATTAAACAGAGCTATCAAGGCACCACTGCCGATAAGGCTCTTCGTAATGCCATCGGAAACAATGACATTCGTAAACTTGCACTGAATCAGGAGAATCTGACAGGAATGGATACTCATTTTTCTGTGAAGGTAAACTCTAAAGGAATTACAGATCAGAAGTCGTCCGGACGTTGCTGGCTCTTCACCGGACTGAACGTGATGCGTGCCAAGACTATTGCCAAATATGATTTTCAATCTTTTGAATTTTCGGAGATTTACCCTTTCTTCTGGGATCAACTGGAGAAAGCCAATCTTTTCCTGCAGGGTATTATCGACACCCGTGAAAAGCCTATGAGCGACAAAACAGTGGAATGGCTTTTTCAACATCCTTTGAGTGATGGAGGAACATTTACGGGGGTTGCTGATATTGTCAGCAAATACGGTCTGGTACCTAAGGAAGCTATGCCGGAAACCAATAGCAGTGATAATACTTCGCGTATGGCAAATCTGGTTTCTTTGAAATTGAAAGAATACGGCCTGCAATTGCGCGACCTTGCTTCTAAAGGGGCAAAACCGGCGGCATTGGAAAAAGAGAAAACAACAATGCTCGGTACTATATATCGTATGTTGGTACTGAATTTGGGTGTTCCACCTACAGAGTTCGATTATGTACGTAAGGATGCCAAGGGTAATCCTGCGGAGACCGAACATCACACTCCGATGTCTTTCCTGAAGAAATATGGTGATGAGAATCTGCTGGGCAATTATGTGATGGTAATGAACGACCCTTCCCGTGAATACTACAAATGCTATGAGATAGACTATGACCGCCACCGCTACGATGGCAAAAACTGGACCTATGTAAACCTGCCTGTAGAAGATATCAAAGAAATGGCTATTGCTTCTTTGAAAGACAGTACCATGATGTATTTCTCTTGTGATGTGGGTAAGTTCCTGAATTCCGAACGTGGTTTGCTCGATGTGAAGAACTATGATTACGAATCGCTTATGGGCACTACTTTCAATATGGATAAGAAACAACGTATCCAGACTTTTTCCAGCGGTTCTTCTCATGCCATGACGCTTATGGCAGTAGATTTGAATAAGGACGGAAAGCCTGTGAAGTGGATGGTGGAAAATAGTTGGGGACCTGCAAGCGGTTATCAGGGGCATTTGATCATGACGGATGAATGGTTCGATGAATATATGTTCCGTCTGGTTTTGGAAACTAAGTATGTGCCTGCTAAGGTAATGGATCTGTTCAAACAGAAGCCTATTCGTCTACCCGCTTGGGATCCTATGTTTGCGGAAGAAAATTAA
- a CDS encoding BamA/TamA family outer membrane protein, giving the protein MKRYITGIITLLLSVTALSAQEGMNLMITGNDTTPALTKRELRKQKVAKRNLHYNILGGPSYTPDFGAVLGGSALMTFRMNPSDTTQLRSVVPVAIAFLFNGGINLFSKPQLFFKGDRFRIFGKFAYKNTEDNFYGLGYSTNKNYVRSDSTSQYRYSGIQFNPWFLFRLGNSNIFAGPQIDINYDDITEPAKHLVDEPSYKAAGGTEKGYKNFNSGLGFLLTYDSRDIPSNAYSGMYLDFRGMMYTKFLGSDKNFYRLEIDYRQYKTVGKRKVIAWTAQTKNVFGDVPLTQYMLTGTPFDLRGYYMGQYRDKSSHVVMAEYRQMINTDKSTWLKRMLNHVGFVAWTGCGFMGPTPGKIEGVLPNYGVGLRIEVQPRMNVRLDLGKNTVNNQTLFYFNMTEAF; this is encoded by the coding sequence ATGAAAAGATATATAACAGGTATTATTACATTACTACTTTCAGTAACAGCACTTTCCGCTCAGGAAGGAATGAATTTGATGATTACTGGCAACGATACGACTCCTGCATTGACTAAGCGTGAATTGCGTAAACAAAAGGTAGCAAAACGAAACTTGCATTATAATATTTTGGGTGGTCCGAGTTATACTCCCGATTTTGGTGCAGTACTTGGTGGTAGCGCTCTGATGACTTTCCGCATGAATCCCAGTGACACTACACAGTTGCGTTCTGTAGTTCCCGTAGCCATCGCTTTCTTGTTCAATGGTGGCATCAACCTTTTTTCCAAGCCTCAACTCTTTTTTAAAGGTGACCGTTTCCGCATCTTCGGAAAATTTGCTTATAAAAACACGGAAGATAATTTCTACGGTCTGGGCTACAGTACAAACAAGAATTATGTTCGTAGCGACAGCACCAGCCAATACCGCTACAGTGGTATCCAGTTCAATCCCTGGTTCCTTTTCCGCTTAGGCAACAGCAACATATTTGCTGGACCACAGATAGACATCAACTATGACGATATAACAGAACCCGCCAAACATCTGGTAGACGAGCCATCCTACAAGGCAGCCGGAGGTACAGAGAAAGGTTACAAAAATTTCAATTCCGGACTTGGTTTTCTGCTGACTTATGACAGCCGTGACATTCCCTCCAATGCCTACTCGGGCATGTACCTCGATTTCCGTGGAATGATGTATACCAAATTTCTCGGGAGCGATAAAAACTTTTATCGCTTGGAGATAGACTATCGTCAATATAAGACTGTCGGGAAACGTAAGGTCATTGCCTGGACAGCACAAACTAAAAACGTGTTTGGAGATGTACCTTTGACACAATACATGCTTACTGGAACTCCTTTTGACCTGCGTGGTTATTATATGGGACAATATCGTGACAAATCTTCCCATGTGGTTATGGCGGAGTATCGCCAGATGATAAACACTGATAAGAGTACCTGGCTGAAGCGTATGCTAAACCATGTAGGTTTCGTAGCTTGGACAGGTTGCGGATTCATGGGGCCCACTCCCGGCAAGATAGAAGGTGTACTTCCCAACTACGGTGTCGGACTACGTATTGAAGTACAGCCCCGTATGAATGTCCGTCTTGATTTGGGTAAAAATACAGTCAACAACCAAACACTGTTTTATTTCAATATGACAGAAGCGTTTTGA
- a CDS encoding NADH:ubiquinone reductase (Na(+)-transporting) subunit B → MKALRNYLDKIKPNFEEGGKFHAFQSVFDGFETFLFVPSTTSKSGTHIHDAIDSKRIMSMVVIALVPALLFGMYNVGYQHFHATGATGSFIEMFAYGFLAVLPKIIVSYVVGLGIEFVVAQWKKEEIQEGFLVSGILIPMIVPVDCPLWILAVATAFSVIFAKEVFGGTGMNVFNVALITRAFLFFAYPTKMSGDAVWVSGDTIFGMGQAVDGLTVATPLGEAATTGAIPPFSWDMVTGLIPGSIGETSVIAIALGAILLLATGIASWKTMFSVFVGGAFMAWVFNTVGPDTPMAQMPWYEHLVLGGFCFGAVFMATDPVTSARTETGKYIFGFLIGVMAIVIRVLNPGYPEGMMLAILLMNIFAPLIDYCVVQGNISRREKRAIKSNN, encoded by the coding sequence ATGAAAGCGTTAAGAAATTATCTCGACAAGATAAAGCCGAACTTTGAAGAGGGCGGCAAATTCCACGCATTCCAGTCTGTGTTCGACGGATTCGAAACATTCCTGTTCGTCCCCAGCACGACTTCGAAATCGGGAACGCACATTCACGACGCTATCGACAGCAAGCGCATTATGTCGATGGTGGTCATTGCGTTGGTACCGGCGTTGTTGTTCGGTATGTATAACGTAGGTTACCAGCACTTCCATGCTACCGGTGCTACGGGTAGTTTTATTGAAATGTTTGCCTACGGTTTTCTGGCTGTATTGCCTAAAATCATTGTTTCTTATGTAGTAGGTTTGGGTATTGAGTTCGTTGTGGCTCAATGGAAGAAAGAAGAAATCCAGGAAGGTTTCCTCGTTTCAGGTATCCTGATCCCTATGATTGTTCCGGTAGACTGCCCGCTGTGGATTCTGGCAGTGGCTACTGCATTCTCCGTAATTTTTGCAAAGGAAGTATTCGGTGGTACAGGTATGAACGTATTCAACGTTGCCCTGATTACTCGTGCATTCCTTTTCTTCGCATATCCTACGAAGATGTCCGGTGATGCTGTTTGGGTATCAGGAGATACTATCTTCGGTATGGGGCAGGCTGTTGACGGATTGACCGTAGCTACTCCGCTGGGTGAAGCTGCTACTACAGGTGCCATTCCGCCTTTCTCTTGGGATATGGTAACGGGGTTGATACCGGGTTCTATTGGTGAGACCAGTGTAATTGCCATTGCTCTTGGTGCTATCTTGCTGTTGGCAACGGGTATCGCAAGCTGGAAGACGATGTTCTCCGTATTCGTGGGTGGTGCATTCATGGCTTGGGTGTTCAATACAGTCGGTCCCGACACTCCGATGGCTCAGATGCCTTGGTACGAACATCTCGTGCTGGGTGGTTTCTGTTTCGGTGCTGTGTTCATGGCTACCGATCCTGTGACTTCGGCTCGTACCGAGACGGGTAAGTATATCTTCGGTTTCCTGATTGGTGTCATGGCAATCGTAATCCGAGTACTGAACCCCGGTTATCCCGAAGGTATGATGCTTGCCATCCTGCTGATGAACATCTTCGCTCCGTTGATTGACTACTGTGTAGTACAAGGTAATATCAGCCGTCGCGAGAAACGTGCAATTAAGTCTAACAATTAA
- a CDS encoding biotin/lipoyl-binding protein, with the protein MKKEIKFSLVYRDMWQSSGKYQPRVDQLVRIAPLIIEMGCFARVETNGGAFEQVNLLYGENPNKAVRAFTKPFNEAGIQTHMLDRGLNALRMYPVPADVRRLMYHVKHAQGVDITRIFCGLNETRNIIPSIKYALEAGMIPQATLCITHSPVHTVEYYAHVADQLIEAGAPEICLKDMAGIGRPGMLGRLTKTIKERHPEVIIQYHGHSGPGLSMASILEVCENGADIIDVAMEPMSWGKVHPDVISVQAMLKDLGFQVPDINMKAYMKARAMTQEFIDDFLGYFMDPTNKHMSSLLLKCGLPGGMMGSMMADLKGVHSGINMILRGKNEPELSIDDLLVMLFDEVEYVWPKLGYPPLVTPFSQYVKNVALMNVMQLVKGEERWTMIDNHTWDMILGKSGRLPGELDPEIVELAKSKGYEFVDTDPQLNYPDALDEFRKEMDDNNWEYGDDDEELFELAMHDRQYRDYKSGTAKKRFEDELQRAKDAAMVKNGYSEEEIKKLKRAKADPIIAPDKGQVLWEVSVEGPSVAPFIGRKYQHDEVFCYLSTPWGEYEKIPTGFTGRVVEICAKQGDTVNKGDVIAYIQRSDIFA; encoded by the coding sequence ATGAAAAAAGAAATTAAATTCAGTCTTGTTTACCGTGACATGTGGCAATCTTCCGGTAAATATCAACCTCGTGTAGACCAATTGGTACGTATCGCCCCCTTGATTATCGAAATGGGGTGTTTTGCCCGTGTGGAAACTAACGGAGGGGCTTTTGAGCAAGTGAATCTGTTGTATGGCGAAAACCCCAACAAGGCCGTACGTGCTTTTACTAAACCTTTCAATGAAGCAGGTATACAGACACATATGCTGGATCGTGGTCTGAATGCTCTGCGTATGTATCCGGTACCTGCCGATGTTCGTCGTTTGATGTATCATGTGAAGCATGCACAGGGAGTGGATATCACTCGTATTTTCTGTGGATTGAATGAAACGCGCAATATCATTCCATCTATAAAATATGCATTGGAAGCAGGTATGATACCGCAAGCTACGCTGTGTATCACGCATTCGCCTGTACATACAGTGGAGTATTACGCTCATGTTGCTGATCAGCTGATCGAAGCCGGAGCACCCGAAATCTGTCTGAAAGACATGGCAGGTATCGGTCGTCCGGGTATGCTGGGGCGATTGACGAAAACAATTAAAGAGAGGCATCCGGAAGTGATCATTCAATATCATGGTCATAGTGGGCCGGGCCTGTCGATGGCATCTATTCTTGAAGTCTGTGAGAATGGAGCTGATATCATTGATGTAGCTATGGAACCGATGTCCTGGGGTAAAGTACATCCGGATGTAATTTCGGTGCAGGCTATGTTGAAAGATCTGGGTTTCCAGGTACCGGATATCAATATGAAAGCCTATATGAAAGCGCGTGCCATGACGCAGGAATTTATAGATGATTTCCTGGGTTATTTCATGGATCCTACGAATAAACATATGTCCTCTTTGTTGCTGAAATGTGGACTTCCCGGTGGTATGATGGGTTCTATGATGGCGGATCTGAAGGGGGTACATTCAGGAATAAATATGATACTGAGAGGGAAAAACGAACCTGAACTTAGTATCGATGATTTACTGGTGATGCTTTTCGACGAAGTGGAATATGTATGGCCTAAATTAGGTTATCCCCCACTGGTGACACCTTTCAGCCAGTATGTGAAGAATGTTGCGTTGATGAACGTTATGCAACTGGTGAAAGGCGAGGAGCGCTGGACGATGATAGATAATCATACCTGGGATATGATTTTGGGTAAGAGCGGACGCCTGCCAGGTGAACTGGATCCTGAGATTGTAGAACTCGCAAAGTCTAAAGGTTATGAGTTTGTAGATACAGATCCGCAGTTGAATTATCCGGATGCACTGGATGAGTTCCGGAAGGAAATGGATGATAACAACTGGGAATATGGTGACGATGATGAAGAACTCTTTGAGTTAGCCATGCACGACCGTCAGTATCGTGACTATAAGTCAGGTACTGCTAAGAAGCGTTTTGAGGATGAGTTACAACGCGCTAAGGATGCTGCCATGGTGAAAAATGGATATTCAGAAGAAGAAATAAAAAAACTGAAACGTGCTAAGGCTGACCCGATAATTGCTCCGGATAAAGGACAGGTACTGTGGGAGGTATCAGTTGAAGGTCCTTCTGTTGCTCCGTTCATCGGGCGTAAATACCAGCATGATGAAGTGTTCTGCTATCTTTCCACCCCGTGGGGAGAATACGAAAAAATACCGACCGGATTTACCGGACGTGTCGTAGAGATATGTGCCAAGCAAGGTGATACCGTGAATAAAGGCGATGTGATTGCTTATATTCAGAGGAGTGATATTTTTGCATAG